In Palaemon carinicauda isolate YSFRI2023 chromosome 18, ASM3689809v2, whole genome shotgun sequence, a genomic segment contains:
- the LOC137657690 gene encoding glutamate-gated chloride channel alpha-like: protein MFFDKFPFDKQTCHLDINSYFYSTRDMVFGWEGDGIIAASDIPDVLSNYLFTFNQENLTSCYTEGYINGRYPCLKSVMTFTRRYRSYLIGVYFPSLIFVVVAWASFFWPPEAIPARTVLLITSLLATISLYTGVQQTTPPTNYTRAIDNWFFACIVAIASALFQYAIILQ from the exons ATGTTCTTCGACAAGTTCCCTTTCGATAAACAAACCTGCCATCTGGACATAAACAGCT ATTTCTATAGCACCAGGGATATGGTCTTCGGATGGGAGGGAGATGGGATCATCGCAGCGTCAGATATTCCAGACGTTCTCAGCAATTACCTGTTCACCTTCAACCAAGAAAACCTCACTTCGTGCTACACTGAAGGCTATATAAACG GTCGATATCCATGCCTGAAGTCCGTCATGACTTTCACCAGGAGATACAGGAGCTACCTCATAGGAGTCTATTTCCCGAGTCTCATCTTCGTGGTAGTGGCGTGGGCGTCTTTCTTCTGGCCGCCGGAAGCCATTCCTGCACGCACCGTCCTACTCATCACGTCGCTTCTGGCTACCATATCCCTTTATACGGGCGTCCA ACAGACAACGCCCCCTACTAATTACACACGTGCCATCGACAACTGGTTCTTCGCCTGCATTGTGGCCATTGCGTCGGCCCTCTTCCAGTACGCAATTATTCTCCAGTGA